GTACGAGTCTTCTTTGCCAGCCACCGGCCCAAGCTCGCGTGCCAAGCGAAGAGGATCAATGTGCGCGGAGAAGCCATAGCCGGGCATGGTCCAGTGCGCGCCGGCGATGAGTGCCGGCAAGCCCATCATCAGCTGCTCGGAGTGGATGCGATCGCCCTCGCCAAACGTACAGCGCTGGTTGAGCTGCTCGAATCCTGCCCCGAGCGAACCTCGTGTATGTACTACGCCCTTGGGCGCACCGGTGGTCCCGGACGTAAAAATAATCACGGCTTCCTGACTGGAGGAAGCCCCTGTAGAAGGCGCAACTCTATCTCTAAGAAGCGCCGTACTGGCCAGTCGCTTCACCGGCGTCGCGCCTCGAGGTACGCCGGGGAGCCACGGTCCGGAGTAGTAGTGCCGGACGTCCATGGCACCGTAATCCGGCAGCAGCAATCCCCTCCGCCGGGCCAGTGGCCGTAGCGGGCTCTTGGTACTCACCCCGTAGAGGAGAGACTCGGCGGCCGCCCACCGAGGGGCAGCCAGCCTGGCCCGGTCATGGAAAAGCGACGGTCCGATTCCTGGATCGATGAACACCACAGAACCACCGGCCCGGACGGCCCCCAGGGCCAGGATGAACGCTGCCGGGCTGGGGCGGACCGAGAACAGCATCCGTTCACCGGCACCGAAGCCATCATCCTGGAGATGCCGGGCAGTGGCATCTATACCTTTCACCAGTTCGCGGTATGTGATGGTCCGTCCTGGTCGCAGTCGGTCTGAACGTCGTAGTCGCCCTGGAGCATGGTTCCAGGGAGAAAATCTGCCGGGCGCCGTGATTGCCGGGCTCTCAGGCACGCGTTCCGCTGCCGCGTAGACCGCCTCGATGAGATCCGTGCCGGACACGGTATCTTCCAACAATGCGTCACCAAGCATTGACCAACTCCAACTTCCTGTACGCCGGAATGAGCACACCCTTGCTAACTCGACGTGACGAGATGACCCACGGATGGTGGGCGTACATGTCCAGAAGCAAAGACAGCGTGGCGTTGATCTCGGCCATGGCCAACGGCATGCCGATGCAAAAGTGCGGACCCGCGCCGAACCAAAGCTGACGCGCATGGGGCGGGGTGGGAATCCCAGGTTCGAATCCGCCCAGGCTTTTAGACGCGTGAACAGTCGACAGCAAAAGACGATCTCCGGCGCGGATAGCGACTCCGCCAAGGGTGCCAGGAGAAACAGCATCCCTCAGCATCATCGGGGACGGCACGGTGAACCGTAATGCCTCGTTCACGGCCGAGGCAACACCGGACCGATCCTCAACGAGGCCCGCAATGCGTCCGCTGTCAGCGAGCAGGGCAATCAGCCGTGGAACAAAGGACACCAACGTCTCTGTTCCCACCATCACGAACGCGCTGATGATGCCCATGGCTTCTTCCTCGGTCATGCCGAGTCCGCGCAGCCGCCCTGGAAACGTTTGGGGATCGCCCTTCCGGTACGCTTCCCTCGCCGGTCCAGCCAGGACCCCGACGGCGGATCTTCCCTTGGCGACCTGCCTCACCGTCAACGTGGGGCGCCCCAGGCGAACGAGCGAAGAGATGGAAGACCCCAGATTGAAGAGTTCCCTGTTGGGCAACCGGCCAGGTGCATCATCCGGCACGCCCAGCAGCTTGGAGATGACTCCCCCAGCAAGCTCCTTAACGCAGTCCACCAGGTCCACGTGGCCACCTGCGTCCAATCCGTGGTGTAGGCGATCATGAAGCGAAGCAGCGGCCGGCTCAACGATTGTCGCCACCGAGCCTGGAGTGAAGAGGTCCCCGAGCTTCCGCCGCAGCTCCCTGTGCTCGGTGCCGTCCATGTTCACCAACGCCTTTGGTCCCACTACGGGAGTCCAGAGCGCACCCGAACCGGACGGTCCGTTCTTGATGAATCGTTGGCTATCCATGAGAACGTCACGCACCAAGGCGGCTTCGCTGACGAGGATCCCCAGGCCGGGCAAACGCATCACCGGCCGCAGGCTCCCCAGCCCCCGGATCGCCGGGTACAGCAATGGATGCGCCCCCAGCTGAACGCGCTGTTCCCAGCGTTCGGCCTTGCTGATGACGCCGCCGGGCATCCTGCCGCTAGGCATCTTGCCGCTAGGCATGCTGCCGTTGGGCATCCCTCCGTTGGATATCAAAGCGTCACCGAATGTCCACGTGCTCTGGGCGGTACCGGTGGTCCGCATACCAAGCCAGGGTGTTCTTCAAGCCCCAGGCTTTGACCCGCCGTGAGGAGCCGTAAACCACAACATCCCGGCGCGACGCGTAATTGCGGGTCAGCTTTCGCACGCGGTTGGACAGTGCGCGGTCTTCGTGGAGGTCTTCGATGCTGGTCCGCGGGAATCCGCCGGAACGGTCATACATGTCTGCCGTGATCGCCATATTGCATCCCGGAAGCATCTGATAAGGGCCGAGGTACCCGTCACCCTTATTGCCGGGGCGGATCCGGCCGAAGAAAGATGCGATCTCGACGGCGAGCAACATCATCCTCCGCTCCCCAGTACTGATCCCTTCGTCCTCGCGGGGCACAAGCTGGCCGGCGATGAGTTCCAGACCGTCGTGGAATGCCTGAACAATTTTGGCGGTCCAATCCGGCGCAGCGAGACAATCGGCATCCGTCCGGGCGAGCCACGTTGCGCCGTGCTCCAAGCCGAAGCGCATGCCCGTGTCTGCGGCCACGCCCGTCCCCTTCTCGGCTTCATGCACAAGCCTGATATCCATGTGGGGATGAGCCGCGGCAAACTCTGCCACGATCGAACAGCTGGCGTCCGTCGATCCGTTATCGACCACCACCACCGTGAAGTCCTGATGTTCCTGGGCCGCAAGAGAGTCCAGCGTCTGCCGGACCAGCTTCTCTTCGTTCAGCATGGGCACAGCGATGGACAGCGGCCGGGTAGGGGGCGTGCTTCCCAGATGGCCTTCCAGCATCACAGCCGCACCACCGCCATGCCCAGGCTCACGCCGCCCGCGAGTCCCACCAAGGCCACAAGATCTCCCGGACCACAGCGGCCACTGTCCACGGCAAGTTTCAGTTGCAGGGGCAAGCTAACGGAGGCCAAGTTTCCGAAGTCCTCTACCGATGGAACCAGAAGCTCCCTCGGAACACCGGCCCGCTCCGCAAAGACTTCCCGGTACGGTGCACTCACCTGATGCACACAAACCACGGCAAAGTCCGTCCACTGCAATTCCAGCCGGTCCAATGTTTCGTCCAGGACGCCGCAGCCCAGATCCAGAAATGCGTCCTTGAGCTTCTCCCCGTCCATGGTGAAATAGGTCGCTTCCGGATCGCGCGGATACGCAGATCCACCTGCAGCCAAGGTGCCGACCGACCAGTGGCTGCTGCGGGCTGTGAAGCCCATGCCAAGAATGCCTCCCGGACCGACCTCCAGTCGGTTCGTCTCCATTGCCGCTGAATCCGCAGGTTCGAGCAACACCGCCGCGCCGCCGTCGCTCATGGTGTACCCGGGAAAGCTTGACGCGAAAGTGTCAAAGTCCGGAACTCTCCAGCGGATGGCCCGCGACGGCGACTCCCCTGTGACCACCAGGACCCTGACATACCGGCCCGTGGCAATCAGGGCATCGCCCACCTCCAAGCCGTTCAGGAAACTGTTGCACGCATTCTTCACGTCCATCACAGGGCAGGCGAGTCCGAGCTTGGCGGCCGCCATGTGGCCCGTGGCCGGTTCCACCATGTCCTGGCTGGCGGACGCGAAGATCAGGAGGTCTATATCCGAGGGCTGCAGTCCGCATTCAGCCAGCAGCTTTGCGGCTGCATGGGCCGCAAGGTCCGACGCCTGTTCCGAGTCCGCCATGACGCTCCGGGACCGGATACCGGTAACGCGGGAGATCAAGCCCTTCGGGACACGGAACCCCGGACTCGACTCACCAATACGGCGTTCGACGGCGGCAGTGTCCAGGC
This genomic stretch from Micrococcaceae bacterium Sec5.1 harbors:
- a CDS encoding class I adenylate-forming enzyme family protein, with the translated sequence MLGDALLEDTVSGTDLIEAVYAAAERVPESPAITAPGRFSPWNHAPGRLRRSDRLRPGRTITYRELVKGIDATARHLQDDGFGAGERMLFSVRPSPAAFILALGAVRAGGSVVFIDPGIGPSLFHDRARLAAPRWAAAESLLYGVSTKSPLRPLARRRGLLLPDYGAMDVRHYYSGPWLPGVPRGATPVKRLASTALLRDRVAPSTGASSSQEAVIIFTSGTTGAPKGVVHTRGSLGAGFEQLNQRCTFGEGDRIHSEQLMMGLPALIAGAHWTMPGYGFSAHIDPLRLARELGPVAGKEDSYDGATHLFLVPSQLAPILDAVEDGSVRLPGTLRTVMLGAAPVLAPFLKRATALLPGVEFKLIYGMTELLPIAVADGREKLAFASGAEAEFTSPDGSGEGDFLGEPLPAVGIRVGEDHELYARGANMCHGYLGEEAMIEHATGDLVRLDHGAGGPGTGPARLVMIGRKKDMIIRGKTNIYPALYEPLIASVPGVQQAVMVGVPDGIGDEAVWLAVVPAQGLSETLGRQLKAKLTKVLPAMIDESALPNHIEILDAIPHSGRHKKPDREALRCEFARMSADKAGAR
- a CDS encoding cytochrome P450, translating into MPSGKMPSGRMPGGVISKAERWEQRVQLGAHPLLYPAIRGLGSLRPVMRLPGLGILVSEAALVRDVLMDSQRFIKNGPSGSGALWTPVVGPKALVNMDGTEHRELRRKLGDLFTPGSVATIVEPAAASLHDRLHHGLDAGGHVDLVDCVKELAGGVISKLLGVPDDAPGRLPNRELFNLGSSISSLVRLGRPTLTVRQVAKGRSAVGVLAGPAREAYRKGDPQTFPGRLRGLGMTEEEAMGIISAFVMVGTETLVSFVPRLIALLADSGRIAGLVEDRSGVASAVNEALRFTVPSPMMLRDAVSPGTLGGVAIRAGDRLLLSTVHASKSLGGFEPGIPTPPHARQLWFGAGPHFCIGMPLAMAEINATLSLLLDMYAHHPWVISSRRVSKGVLIPAYRKLELVNAW
- a CDS encoding glycosyltransferase produces the protein MLEGHLGSTPPTRPLSIAVPMLNEEKLVRQTLDSLAAQEHQDFTVVVVDNGSTDASCSIVAEFAAAHPHMDIRLVHEAEKGTGVAADTGMRFGLEHGATWLARTDADCLAAPDWTAKIVQAFHDGLELIAGQLVPREDEGISTGERRMMLLAVEIASFFGRIRPGNKGDGYLGPYQMLPGCNMAITADMYDRSGGFPRTSIEDLHEDRALSNRVRKLTRNYASRRDVVVYGSSRRVKAWGLKNTLAWYADHRYRPEHVDIR
- a CDS encoding 3-oxoacyl-[acyl-carrier-protein] synthase III C-terminal domain-containing protein; translation: MQTALSGHSRIAGLEVYLPPARLDTAAVERRIGESSPGFRVPKGLISRVTGIRSRSVMADSEQASDLAAHAAAKLLAECGLQPSDIDLLIFASASQDMVEPATGHMAAAKLGLACPVMDVKNACNSFLNGLEVGDALIATGRYVRVLVVTGESPSRAIRWRVPDFDTFASSFPGYTMSDGGAAVLLEPADSAAMETNRLEVGPGGILGMGFTARSSHWSVGTLAAGGSAYPRDPEATYFTMDGEKLKDAFLDLGCGVLDETLDRLELQWTDFAVVCVHQVSAPYREVFAERAGVPRELLVPSVEDFGNLASVSLPLQLKLAVDSGRCGPGDLVALVGLAGGVSLGMAVVRL